The genomic interval GAAGATATCAAATTAGATATGGGCTAACTCCTATTGTGTAACCTAAAGGTCCTGAACCTAACTTCTTTGTGCCTTTAATGGacctaaaaaaaaacaaaaaattctaTGTATATGGTGGTGTGAAGATCTTCCTGTACTAGGATATTTTCTTGCAGGTTCTACTTGTTGTGTATGTCTGTCTATAGGATTGCTTTGCATTTGCATACTAGTCATACCCATCGACATGTGGTTGCTAATTTCCATATTGTCGTGCTTGCTCCTATGCATATGAAAATGGTTGGCCATATGTAGATTGTAGAGAtttgaacccaaaaaataaaagaaaataaataaagtaaaagaaatgaaaaagaagaaaattggtTTGGTAGGACCCAAACCATCAATAGTTTCATTGAGCTGGGGAAAAATTGTTGACGGTTACAGTCAACGGAGGAGGGTCAatggccaaaccgtcgacgattttgttaGGGTagggaaaactgtcgacggttttcctaggagtttgcttacttaagggctaagtaagacatatttttcataaactcaaaagttctctctctctctctctctctctttgggtTTTTGGATTCTCTCTTTCTACTCACTCTCTTGTGTAGGCTCACCCGGAACCCGTCCTCGAACTCCGATCACTTTCCTCTCCCTTCTCGGCTTGCCGATTCGTTTTCGGCGACGAGAtcgaaaagttagggttttccaTTTTTCGAACAGAATTAATTTCTTTTTCAGGAAtaggtaaggagattaagtttaagtcaggtttttattaaaattgaactgattaaactacattatatatatatatatatatatatgtatacttatgaTTTTGAAGGATATTTCGAAAATCAatcgttcaaaatggattttacaaatatTGGGTTTATTATACgatatttgaataaaatgaacggtggaaagcatAACTTTATCATATGAACTAAATATACTGTATTTTCTTGGTTGTTTGTTGGACTATGTTCAAATACTGAAATcatgtggcaggtgaataatctaGTTGGTTTATTGTATAACTGGATCtaagaatggttgtgaaaatactggaactgtttgtgaaaaatactggaactattgaTGTAAAATACTTATTATTTAAAATAGCTTCGATCGGCCGAGAAAATTTTTCCGAGGCTCTTTGAGATTGTATATTTTGCTCTGTTTTTGTATTTtaacttattcaaccatgtgtgaataagatAACATTTTGTACTAAGGGTTTTGGGTCCTAGCGATTAGTCTATGGTCTTTTATATCTTGAGCATCCAATCCTTATCATGCACGAGAtgtaattattacagatcatataattattacatacccataagataaaatgcaattacaattgataTATAGTCTTCATTCCCTTTTGCTCTTCAAACGCCATGTGTATATATGCTTTGATGTCTATCATGGCTTCCATCACATTCTTACCATCCGTGTGCGCCAAATGTAATCTTGTTCAAGAGCtaagtgcacaggtaagatataaagtaatttgtcattataaaaacgaAAATCAGACTAATAGAGTTAACAATTCCCCCCGtccaattttattattttgtttttatgatttttaaaaaatttcgcaAGAAtagttgaaaattttgaaatttatcaaACTCTCAAAATTTTGGTcgaatttttgtaaaatcaaatctaTATGTCAATTTCGTTTCGAGATCCCTCCAAATTCATAAGTTTGATAGAAATTTCAACATCTTGaccgaaatttaagtccttgatTGCCACTATAATTAAAAGTAGTGGCCAATTTGAAATGCCCACCGGCTATTTCTACTTTTTCCGATCAACATTGGCCACACGACTCCCCCACCGGCTGCCGCAGGCACCATGCACTTGCGCCACGTCTCCCACCCTTCTGCTCACTTTTAGCAATGCCTTTGATCTCTTTTGTATATTCAAATCGATCTGTCCGACTCAAAACGTTGGCATTATATTGTTTATGCCAAACTCAAACTGTGCATTAGGGGAGGGGGGGATTAATTTTTTTAGATAGAGATAAGTAATTGACTCATCCTTCACCAACCCATCCCAATTAGTTAATTGCATTAGGggagaaatttgaatttaaatttgtgtaaatttagataaattatGTTATAAAATTTTGCATTATGTTTCGTTCAAATTAATTCATTTATATTCACATTTATACTCTTAGATAGGAAGTTGGTGTGATTATTTCGTGTTCTATGAGTACACGGAACATGTGTTTTTGCCTAGTTTGACACTTTATATGGTCTTTGAAGACGAactttttaaaaggaaaaacaaaattttttggCATTATATAAAACTGAGTTTTTCCTATAAAAGGAAgttgttaaaaagaaaaaaagtgcaAATTTAGAGTGTttgataattttgtaatattcaaaaaataaaattaagtacGGCAATGAAGTAGAATAATTTGTTGGTAAAGAATTAGATTTCAGCTTTTGAAAGCTTTGACGGTTCGTTTGGTTTGACAGAATAGCTATTcattgaaataaaatgaaatataatttaaaattatagaattaagGGAATAATTATTCCTTGTATATCGCTAATTATTTTATTCAACATTCCCCATGGTGAAGTTTGGAAATAGTTATTTTTTATCCGTTCCTTATTATGAACTCGtaaaatgtttcacattgttatttattttatattaacaatataatttcctatataATTAACTATAACTAATCTAATAAAACTAATTTATTCTTGAAATAGGCATTTTGCAAACGAAACATAACCTACATCCGtaacttttttgaaaaaatttaaaacagtTAAAAGCTGAAAAAACTATTTAGAAAATGCATTATACCCAACTTTTagttttataatggaaaatttgAGGCAAAAAATGAGTCAAATGGTTTACAAAACATGGTCATCACATTCCCATTCTCCATTATGAATTTATGATCTAGTTTCGTAATTAAGGATTTCATTCCCATAGAAATCCTACTTTCGGGCCCAAATTGTTTTTCTTATTCTAGTCCTTTGGATATTAATGTCCTCACAAAAAATATTATTACactctattattatatttaaaaataataaattactaataaaaataaaattattttactattatattataaataatataatagaaTGATTAAAATTTGGAGACCATATTGCCatataattattttgttaattgGATTATTAAgtgttgaattttttattttatgattgtTGAAAGTTCTACAACATGTAATTAATTAAGTAgttaataagttttttttttttttttggtattgaaaacgtaattatattttataattcatACATTGTTCACACATAGGTGTAATGGTCTTGTGCCCAACTTCGATGAAGTATTGCTCGCCTCGGCCCACTGGTCTCACAAGTTTATTTTATAAGAGGCGTCTCACTTAGTTGGAGCCCAAATCCTCCTTATAAACCTatgatctccctagtacacattcgATGTTGGACTGTAATAGGGTTTCCCATCCAATCTCCAATGTTCTCGTTAGTGTGatttccctagtacacatccgatgtaAGATCGTAATAGGCTCTTTTGTCTTATCTCTGACGTTCTCGTAAAAATAGCTTAGATATCTGTGTAAaatccactcacatgatagtacccccaaGACATATCCACTCACCAGATAGTTCCCTCGAGGAGGccttgataccaaatgtaatggtgTTGGGTCCAATTCTAGTGAGATATTGTTCGCTTTGGTCCACTAGTCTCACAAGTTTGTCCTACACAAGACATTTCACTTAGTTAGAGTCCAAACCCTTCTTATAAGTCCAAGATCTCCTTAATACATATCTGATGTGGGAGTGTGACAATAGGTCAAGGATATAATGGTCACTTTCTTAAAATCTTTCCTAAATTTCATTTAGATGTTGTACCAAATACTAACTATGGTACTTATGCACATTTATAAGAATCttataatataaatcaaacaaaaatatatttttttaaatgatagaCATGCATCCCATTTCCAAGGAATTGGATTCACTCAATGTCATTTTGTGAGAATATATTTGATACCATGTACTAAATGTTCTCTAACAAGTACTAGATAAGCTACAACAACCCGTACTTGCATAAATTTAATTAGTTGCTCTTAACCAGTTTAATGGCTCATGCGAGgcttttcaaaaataactaaagTTATCATTCATtcttattaaataattaaatttaatattttccaaaaaatcaGTTATTTCTgcaattagaaaaagaaaagaaaagaaaagaaaagaggaaagaaTTAGTAGAATATTCCCATTTCCAACCATTGGAGGCTCCCTCGAATTAAATTCCCCCGAATATTCCCACATTCCCCTCGTGTTTTCCTAAAAAATAGCCGCGCTAATAGTGACTCACCCCCCTCCTCACCGTCCGATTTCCCACCCGTGCTGATCAACGGCCAGGATCCGCGGTACCATTAACTGAACTTAATCCCGAATACACTGGATAAGTACCCCGCTTCTGGAGAGGCGAACTGAAACAGGGAAGCGAAGGGAATGGGCATCTTCCCGGCATATCACAGAAACCGCACACGTAATATTCTTATATTCCGTTGGCATAATCAAAGCTTCTTCTTCACTTTCAGAGACCCCCTTCACCCATTCTCTCCTATAAATACCCTCCTCTGTATCTTCATCCGAAGCCAAGAATTTGTGGTGCCAAGACGCCGACAAGTGTAGTCGCCGATTAATTTGAAAATTTCTGATTCTGGTTCGCCGGAGAATGGCCGGAATTGTGGTGGTTTTCGACTTCGACAAGACCATTATAGACTGCGACAGCGATAACTGGGTGGTGGACGAGTTGGGTGCCACGGAGCTCTTCAATGAACTCCTCCCCACCATGCCTTGGAACTCTCTCATGGTATTTGTAGTTTACTTTGATGGTTTTGGGTTTTCAATGCTTGCTTTAATTagcatttttcttttgatttgtGCTTTTTATGTTCATGCTCTGTTCTAATTTGTTTTGCAGGATAGGATGATGAAGGAACTCCATTCGCAGGGGAGAACCATTGATGACATTGTGGAGGTTCTTAAAGGTGTCCCCATCCATCCCCGAATAGTCCCTGCCATTCAAGCTGCACATGCTTTAGGGTATGATCCGTCAGATTTCTCCTTTTGTCTACAATTACTTCGTTTAGGTTTGAGGAGTTTAGCTAATTACAGTGGCGATCTGTTTCACATTTCATCGATCAGGTGTGATTTGAAGATAGTAAGCGATGCGAATTTGTTCTTCATCGAGACGATCTTAAATCATCTCGGGCTGAGGGATTATTTCTCAGAGATCAACACAAATCCCAGCTTTGTTGATGAAGAAGGGAGACTCAGGATCTCGCCTCACCATGACTTCACCTCCTCTCCTCATGGCTGCAGCCTCTGCCCTCCGAACATGTGCAAGGTAATTTTAAGAAAATTACCACAAAAATGTTGTTGTTCATGATGATCAAAGTTCAATGAACGCATCAGACGTAATTATGAAGAAaaatccaaacccaaaaccaaagaAGGTTCATACGGCGCCTCTCAAATTCTAGAAAGAGGGATTCAATTGAATATTCCAACAGAATATGCCCGTTCTAATCAATCCGTCAATTGGGTCCCAGCATGCCGGAGCATGTTTTCCCGAATTTCCCATCAGATTTTGACCAAACCAAACGAAACCAAACCGAAGTCCCAAAACTAGTCAATTTTCATGACTTCCTTTGACCCCACTAAAATCTCTTATTATAATAATGACTGTAAAgaaattta from Malania oleifera isolate guangnan ecotype guangnan chromosome 9, ASM2987363v1, whole genome shotgun sequence carries:
- the LOC131164036 gene encoding inorganic pyrophosphatase 2-like, with protein sequence MAGIVVVFDFDKTIIDCDSDNWVVDELGATELFNELLPTMPWNSLMDRMMKELHSQGRTIDDIVEVLKGVPIHPRIVPAIQAAHALGCDLKIVSDANLFFIETILNHLGLRDYFSEINTNPSFVDEEGRLRISPHHDFTSSPHGCSLCPPNMCKGVVIERIQGSFSAEGKKKVIYLGDGSGDYCPSLKLGEADYVMPRKNFPLWDLIRRNPMEIKAEIREWSDGEELERVLLELISTISMGESCNNGSSNSSARLIPADWKFKAISIPAHEAIPRVLPVPH